Sequence from the Lepisosteus oculatus isolate fLepOcu1 chromosome 13, fLepOcu1.hap2, whole genome shotgun sequence genome:
CATATGGAAAGGGAGGACCAGTCAGTGAATCTTCTTCCACCTCTCTCTCCCGAGCTCAGGCCTACATTTCATCCTCAGACTCCAGCTCTCTCTCGGCCGTCTTCAGCAGGCCCATCTCCAGTGGGGGGGTCTGTCTCAGACGGGAGCGCGTCACCCTGAGAAGAGACAAGCAGGCTCGTCACTGAGCTGTGAGATTgctccaccacacacacacaggacacggAGGCGCAGGAGGGCGACTCGTTTTTCTGTGTCAGCTGTTGAGATGTAGCTGTGTTAAAGGGAGGtgtctaattttaaaaatttcattttttagggctaatttaaaaaaaaaaaactcaaattcacAAAACTACCAAATCCTCAGGGGCACAGACAAGGTCAGCCCAGGGGACAAAAGAACACAAGGTCATACACGGaaactaaaatgttaatttatttaGGATTGAGACTAGCTTCTGTGCACAGAGAGTCTGGGTGTATGGAACAAATTTCCTAGCTACATGGTGGAAGCCCAGACTCTGGATTCTAGAAGAAACAATTGGACAGAACTTCTCTCGCCAGCTCTGCTACTAAATGAGGAAGCTGGGCTGAACGGCCTCTTCTCATTCGTCAGCTTCCTGTTGGTCTTATGATAACAGTGACGCCATTAAAGaccatgaaataaaacaaaagtctgGAAAGAATCTGTTGGCAACCAGCACTGGTCCAGAGCGGCTCAACGTTGGGCTCCTCCTCTCAGACTGGGTTACTCTTGAGTTACTTCCCAGCTGGTTACTCATCTGAGTTGTCACATTCATTGCAGAATCCAGAAAGAGAGTCCAGTACCAATCTCTCCCAATCTCTCCCATTCAAACAATCTGCATCGAGCTTCACTGTATTTTCACTGAGTGCCAATACACAACTTGTTAACTGAACTGAACCATATCACGGTGTTagagaagttcaagtaggtagctgtgtcagcatgcgtaggctgtaaaggtttattccatggtgaaaacaaacaaaaaaagtgacATGACTGACTGAcatgcctgaagaaggctccatggccaaaacattgtgtctctttacttttcagcatggcagaagcctttacttgttccttaacaagGTGTTAACTGTGTTCTTTGAATCCAGGTGCACAAGATcagagagagagatcactttattatccATCTAGAATTTCTTAaattagaaatttgtcttttcacttaccccaacttgctctccatgagacacacagacagggagagaagcttggggtcagagccatttatacagcacccctggagtagttgggagtaagggccttgctcaggggcccaacggaataGGTTGCCGGCCGTGGGaaacaaaccggcaaccttctagccacaggcacagatccttagccacagagccagtgCACCGCCCCATGAGCACCAAGGTGACCTACAGCCACCACCTTGGGACAGTGTCAGTATCGTCAATGATGGGGTAAATCACCACAATATGAAACACGCAGTGTGAAATCTCCACAGCCACAGCGTCAATGAAGAAATAACCAGGCCGTCGCTCCAGGCAGGGAGGGCCCTGGATGTGTGCGCGGGGAGGGCTCACCAGCACACGGTGGAGTAGACGACAGCCACAGTGACCAGGGCGAAGGCGAAGTGCCAGCAGTAGCACATGGTGATGAACATCATGTTGTTGTGGTCCTTCAGGTCCCACTCCGCCAGCCCGCTGGGGGGGTACAGGACAAAGCCGATCTGCCATGGGGGGAGAGCAGACGCTCAGCGGAGCAGTGCGGAGACCCGTCGAGCTGGGCCACGGCGTGGAGGAGAGGTTAGGGCTCCGGACTGGGGgagcgtgggttcaaatcccaggaggGCACACCGCCGGTGCTTCAGTCAAAATACCCAATGTATAACattcaaaatatataattcGATCCTTAGAGTTGTATTATTATCTCTCATTGATGTAATTATCATACAAAACAGTGTACAAAAAGGCTTTACAAAAAGCTCAGTAACAGAGACAGTCTGTTggagaaagacagatggacctagacacagacacaaatagaCACAGACTGACAGAATCACAAACAGAGTTACAgtttgacacacacacacagatagacaTACGCACAGACTGGCACTAACAGAATTACAGACAGACTGgccaacagacacacacaggtagacagaatgacagaattacagactgacagacaccaacagacaaaaaaaacacagatagaCATTTAGAattacagacagacacacagacaaacggACACACGAACAgacggacacacagacagacatacAGACGCACAGACCTGCTTGAACTAGCTCCCCTGCAGCAGACACAAGCTGACAGAattacagacagacacacacaggcacacagacctGCTTGAACCAGCTCCCCTTCGGCAGACACAGGCCGACAGAattccacacagacacacagaaactaacatacagacacacacacagacagacggacCCACAGATAGAAACAGACACACAAGGACACACAGACCTGCCAGAACCAGCTCCCCTGCAGCAGACTCAGGCTGGCACGCAGCAGCTCCAGCAGGATGTTTCCCCGCTGGAAGACTTCCAGGAAGGTGGTGAGAGCCCCCCCaaagatggcatagagcagcaGCTGGTGGACGTGCACGTCCAGCATGTCCCGGCCGTGCAGGTGGTACAGGAACAGGAACCCTggcagaggagggagagggcgTGAAGAACAGAGAGACCCAGGATTCTCTTCTGAGAACGCCAAGCAGTTTCATGACCCATGGTAAGTGTTTTACttagaatgaaagaaaatcaacCTAATCTAATCAGCAATCTAATACAAACTCCTGTCCCCACACTTCTTCTCTGTACAACACCTCCcaaaccctctctctctcacaatCCAACAATCTGAAAGTGCCATCACTCAGTACAGAGCAGCCCTGACAGACCTGACTGTGCATTTCAGTATTTGAAAGATGTGTGGATCAGAGGAGAGGGGAAAGCACTGTAAATCAGCCCGTAGTCTATATAAAACCTGTATAATATCTGTGCAACATTTGTGATCTGGCCCTTTTGATTTTAGTAAATAGGCACCATACCTGTTGTTCTTGGCACTGCTCTGATTGAACGGCTATAACGCAACTGGTGTTAATCTGCCTGACCGTGAGTGTTGAGCCAATCAAGCACAGTGTTAAGGACAGGCTCTGTTATGTTAGACTCTATGTGAAGCGGTAAGAGATGAAGGAGACAGGAGGCGGAGTATGGGAAGACACACAGGGCTATAATGGTGCAGTAAAGTAACAGTGATTGTCTGTGAGACGGTGAATGGTCAGGGAACAGTCCATGAGTCCATCAACAGTAgatcctgggacgcgacaaggttaaaatccccgggaaggTGGAATACACGAACACACGGAAAATATGGAGATCCTGGGATGACAGGGCGaggtcctccagaccccgggttCAGAACA
This genomic interval carries:
- the tmem45a gene encoding transmembrane protein 45A; amino-acid sequence: MGNFKGHALPGSFFLIAGLWWTVKSSLWHTTRRNKSAVPLASRAVQRRLEVIEAAVILAFALIGMLAEQFVSDGPQLRLYDYVGQHWERLMNWQHATMYLFFGLAGAVSLTVHTTGAAPLAFDRLLLGIAFFTEGFLFLYHLHGRDMLDVHVHQLLLYAIFGGALTTFLEVFQRGNILLELLRASLSLLQGSWFWQIGFVLYPPSGLAEWDLKDHNNMMFITMCYCWHFAFALVTVAVVYSTVCWVTRSRLRQTPPLEMGLLKTAERELESEDEM